ACCAGCAAAACCTGTAGTTCCGTGAGCAACCGATTCAAAATCAACGTCCTTATCAAGTTTTACGTTCTTTGCATGGATGCGGAGAATCTCCTCGCGGCCCTTAACATCTGGCTTTTCAACTGGAACCTGGCGGTCAAAACGGCCAGGACGAAGAATTGCAGGGTCAAGAACGTCTACACGGTTTGTAGCTGCAAGAACAATCAAACCTTTTTCGTTATCAAAACCATCCATCTCAACGAGGAGCTGGTTCAATGTCTGTTCACGCTCGTCGTTGCTAGAGAATCCGTTTGCACGGCTCTTAGCGAGGGCATCAATTTCATCAATAAATACAATACAAGGAGCTTTTTCACGGGCCTGCTTAAAGAGGTCGCGGACGCGAGAAGCACCAACTCCGACAAACATTTCTACGAAGTCTGAACCGGAAATACTGAAGAATGGTACTCCAGCCTCTCCTGCTACAGCGCGGGCAAGCAATGTTTTACCGGTTCCAGGGTCACCGACAAGCAGAACTCCCTTAGGAATCTTTCCACCGATATCTGTATATTTTTTAGGAGACTTAAGGAAATCAACAACTTCTACAAGTTCTTCCTTAGCCTCATCAACACCTGCAACATCTGTAAAGCGGGTTTTGATTTTTCCTTCTTCAACAACCTTAGCGCGGGAATTACCGACACTGAAAATACTTCCCATTCCGCCTGAACCGCCGCCCATCTTTCTGAAAAGGAAGAAGTAAAGCAGAAAAATAAGTCCAAATGGAACTACAAGATTCAAAAGCAGCTGGAGGAACCAGTTATTCTGCTTTGCAGCAAACTTATAATGAATATTGTTCTCTTCAAGGAAATCAAGGAAGCTCTGAGTAAGCACTGCTGAAGTCTTATACTGAACAGCAGATTTTACAGAAGGAGCATTAAAAAGCTTAAGACCTTTGCCTTCTGCTTTTGTTTCAATGACATTTCCGTAGCCTATAAAATAGCTGTCGCTTATAACTACAGATTTTATCTCGCCCCTCTCAATTTTCTCCTTGAAATCAGAATAATCAATTAAATCATCATTCTTAGGGAAGAGAAAAACCTCTGCCATAGCTACTACAAAAAGAGTTAGCAGAAGAATTGGCCAGAAAGGAAGCTTCTTTTTGCCATTATTCTTCTTGTTTTTATTCTTATCATCATTATTTTCCGGTCCAGGGAACTTGAAAAACTTATATGGATCGTTTTCGTCATTGTTATTCGAGTTCTGGTTTTCGTTCTGATTCTCTGCCATCGCTGTATCCTGAGTAAAAATTCGTTTGTTACTATAAATATAGTAAAGATATTTGTTTTTTTCCACTAAATTCGAATTTGAAGTGGATTATAAATAAAATATTAGAAACTTCTTACTCAGGTCCTTCCATATTATAAACAAATTAATCGATATATTGGCTCCCAGTCGCGCCAAATTTCGATTTTTTTATAAAAAAACTGTATCTTTTTGCTAAACTAATTTTTTTATTATCCGACAATCAGAGAAGAATACCCGCATTTTTTGCGGAATTCCGTATTTCAAGGAGGAACAGACATGGCTTATCAGAACGCTTATGCTGCATATCAAAAAACTAATGTAAATACCGCAAGTCAGGGACGTCTTGTTGTTTTACTTTATGAAGGTGCTGTAAAAAACTTAAAGGGAGCACTTAATCTTTTTGATCAGAATGATAAGCTGAAACCAGGTGATATTGAGCAATTCGGTATTTATCTTCAGAAAACTCAGGCTATTATTACTGAACTCCAGGTTTCGCTTGATATGGAAAAAGGTGGAGACATTGCAAGAAATCTTATGTCTCTTTATGTGTATTTTAATGAAGAACTGATGGATGCAACTATCAATCATAGTAAAACAAAAATTGAGTTTGTTTTGAACAAGATTGATGATCTTGCAGGAGCATGGAGAACTATTGCAAACAGTACAGCAAACGCTCCGGCTGCAAAAGTTGCAAATACACTGAATATTGTAGGGTAAGGGGAAAAACAATATGGCAGAAATCACACAGGAAGAATTAAACGAACGAGTTGCTATTTTGCGCCGTTTCAGAAGTCTCTTAGAGGAACAGCGCGGCAAATTCCGTGAATATCTTACTGTTCTTGAAAAACAGCAGGATTCTATTACTTCAGAAAATCCAGAAAGCCTCCTCGCTCACACAGAACTTGAGCAGCAGGTTGTAAAGAATATCGCAAATCTTCAGAAGGTTATTGTACCTATGGCAAAAATGTACAAAGCTAATTCATCTAAAGCTGTTTCTGCTGCTGAAGATGCAGATATCATTAAGATTCAGAATGAACTTTCTGACCTGCAGGATAGAGTTCTCAAGCAGAATGCCATTAACCGTGACCTGCTCCGCGTTCATATTGAGCAGCTTAAAACTCAGATTAATAACTTTAAGAATCCATACAAAGCTACAAGAAATGTATATGCGACGGTTCAACCGGTTGCACAGATGGTACATTTTGAAGCATAAAAAAAAAGACCTGTGGTTTGAACGAGCTCAATCACAGGTCTTTTTTTAGATAACTAAAAAATTATTTGTCTAATTCCTTATTATATCTTTCAACCTGTTTGAGAATATCTTCCATAGTAATTCCATTTTTACCGCGGTTTAAGCGGAATGGATTACTCTTTGTCATCTCAATCATAGCATCCTTTGTGAATGGGAACAATTTAGCAAATTCTTCATCAGATAAATCACCAATTGCAGCATAACATGCCTGGTCAAACTCAGGCTTAATAATTGCAGCCATTTCACGGTTACGAAGCATATCGCCCATTGTTGTCTGAGGAGTAATTGTAAAAGCCTTCTTTGAAGTTGAAGTAACATCAACTTCGGCAGTAGCACGAATGTCGCGGCTTGAAGCACCAATGCTGATGATGTATTTTCCAGACGGAGCATACCAGTCATCAATATCGATGTTCCAGAAAGCAAATGAACGGCGGTCCAGCTTGAAAGTAACTTCTTTTGATTCACCAGGCTTAAGATTTACTTTATCAAAGCCCTTAAGTTCTTTTTCAGGACGAACTTCTACGCCGGTTTTATCGCTTACATAAAGCTGAACAACTTCTTTACCTTCAACACTTCCTGTATTTTTAATTGTGATGCTTACTTCTACCCCATCACTATCTTTGAAAGCAGATTTTGAAACCTTAAGATTTGAGTACTCAAAAGTTGTGTAGCTGAGACCGTATCCGAATGGGAAAAGAACAGGCATTTTTCGGCTGTCGTACCAGCGGTAACCTACAAAGATCCCTTCTGAGTAAACACAGGTACGTCCGTTTCCTGGATATGTAAGATAACATGGAGTATCTTCAAGGCGCAGAGGGAAAGTTTCTGCAAGCTTTCCGCTTGGATTTGCCTTTCCAAAAAGAAGATTAACCTGTGCAGTACCAATATTTTCACCACCAAGGTAACATTCAAGAATTGCAGCAACCTTATCTACCCAAGGCATTGCAACAGGCGCACCGTTATGAAGAACTACAACTACGTTCTTGTTTACAGCAGCAAGTTTTTCAATAAGTTCATTCTGAACCTGTGGCATATCAAGAGTTGTACGGTCAGCCCCTTCTGTTTCATAACTTTCAGGGAGACCTGCGAAAACTACTACAGTATCGGCTTCGCGTGCTGCAGCAACTGCTTCATCAGTGAGGGCTGCTGTTGTAGTTACAAAGTCCTCGTTATATCCCTTAACATATTTTACACCAAGTCCAGCTTCGCGGGCTGCATCAACAGCACTTGTCATCTTATAGCATTTAATTTTTGAACTTCCACCGCCACCATAGCGAGGATTTTCAGCAAAACAGCCTGTAAACAGAACCTTTTCTGCAGAAGCTTTGATTGGAAGTACTGCATTATCATTTTTGAGGAGAACACAAGACTCTTCAGCAATTCTTGCAGATTCAGCATGGTCTTTATCCATATCAAAAACGCCGCTCTGCTTATGTTCTGTATAATTCAAAACCATTTCAAGAACATGAGAAACGGCTTCATCAAGTTCTTCCATAGTCAAAGTTCCAGCTTTAACGGCCTGAACAATATCATTGTCTGTATGGCCGCCACTGTAAGGCATTTCAAGGCTCAAATCAGCCTTAATTCCTTTTACACGGTCGTAAACTGCACCCCAGTCTGAAACAACCATTCCCTTAAAGCCCCATTCATCACGAAGAACATCCTTCAAAAGCCATTTATTCTGACTTGAAAGTTCACCGTTGATTGCATTGTAAGAGCACATAATTGTTGTTGGTGCTGAATTCTTTACACAGTTTTCAAAAGCAGGAAGATAGATTTCACGCAGAGTACGCTCGTCTACTTCTTCACTTACAGAGAAACGGTTTGTTTCCTGATTATTTGCAGCAAAATGCTTTACAGAAGTTCCAACATTCTTTGACTGAACGCCTTTTACATAAGCCGCGCCGAGTTCTCCGGCAACATAAGGGTCCTCTGAAAGATATTCAAAATTACGTCCACACAATGGAGAACGCTTAATATTTATAGCAGGACCGAGTACTGTTGAAACATTATAGTTATTAGCTTCTTCTCCAAGAATCTCTCCAAGATTACGAAGAAGATTGCGGTCAAAAGATGAAGCAGTAGCACATCCCGAAGGGAAACTTACTGCAGCACGAGAGTCATTTTCATTTACGCCATTTTCAACCTGAGTACGAAGACCGCTTGGACCATCACTTACCATTACTGATGGAATACCAAGTCTTTCAACTGGCTTTGTACGCCAGAAATCTTTACCGGAACAGAGTCCAGCCTTCTCTTCAAGTGTGAGTTGTGATAATAATTCTTTAATTTTAGTGTCCATAACAATATTTTATCATGACAACACAAAGGATTCAAATATAAGAAAATATTTAATAATTGTACAAAAATGATTAGTAGCGAAATTTCAAGTATTGGTATATTATATAATATATAGAAGAAGGCATTCAAAAATGGTTACCGCACTAGGGCATTCCTTAAGACAAAAAGTCAGAAACTTTTTATACATGATCGGTTATCTCGGCAAACTCATAACCGCATCCTTCTTTTTTGCCAAACGTGGTAAAACCGCACGAAAAATCCTTACAATGCAACTGCTTTTTACATATGTAGAAGCACTTCCTATCTGCTGTTTTCTTGCCGCTGGAATTGGAACTTCTGTCTTTATGATTGGAAATACTTTTCTTACAGCCTTTGGACAGGACAAACTGAAATATGACCTTCTGGTTCTTCTGATTATGAGGGAACTCGGTCCTATTCTGATTGCATTCATCGTTACAGCCCGTTCTGCAACAGCCATCGCTACAGAAATCAGTACTATGGTTGTGCGCCACGAAATAGAAGCTTATATTTCTGTAGGAATTGATCCTATCAGCCATATTGCAGCTCCACGATTTCTTGGCGTTACTTTCTCTCTGTTTTTCCTGAATATTTATTTTTCACTTTTCGGCCTGCTCTGCCCTGCCATCATAATCCAGTTTATTTCTACAACGAGCATTTCCGACTACATCATGAATCTGTTTCTTTCGCTTGATTTGAAAATCATACTGATTTCGATTTTGAAAAGCCTTGTGTTTGGAATGATAATTTCCGGCTCAGCTACACTTTATGGTTTTAATGCCGGACGAGCTTCTACTGAAATTCCTCTGGCGGGACTTCGGGCTGTGAGTAAGGCGTTTCTGTTTATTATAATTGCAGATGCGTTTATTACAACGCTGTCGTATATTTTATAGGAAGACGGGAGTTATTGATGTCGATTTTTAAGATGATAAATGTCTGCTTTGAAGACAACGGTCAGAAAATCATAAACAATATCTCTCACTATATTGAACAAAGTACTGTTACAGCCTTTCTTGGAAAACCGGGAAGCGGAAAGTCGACGGCCCTTAAACTGCTCGCAGGGCTTATTACACCTACTTCGGGAAGCATTACTTTTGAAGATAAAGATATTCACAGCATGACTCACAAACAGAACGAGGCTTTCAGAAAAAGAGCTTCGTTTATGTTTCAGGATTCAGCGCTTTGGGCAAATCAGGATATATACCACAACCTGGAACTTCCGCTTCTGCTGCATTTTCCAGACATGAGTGCGGCAGAACGAAAAGACAGAATTAAAAAGATTACTGAGCTTGTTGAATTTCATAAGCCGTTGATTATCAGGCCGGCATCTCTTTCAATCGGAGAACAGAAAAAGATAAGTTTTGCGCGGGCCTTAATTTGTGAGCCGGAAATTCTCTTTTTAGATGAGCCAACAGAATCAATTGATGAAAAAACAGAAGATCTTTTTATTTCCATTCTTAAGGATTTTATCAGCCAGAATAAAACTGTCATTTACGTAAGTCATGACAATTATTTAATCAATTCATTTCTGTGCGATAAAATCTACTTTGAAGATGGTGAAATTAAAGAAAAGATTCTTCTTGATGATATAAACCAGATAGACGATTATTATGAGGGTGATTTATGAAATTTAAAATTAAGTATGCAGATCAGATTGTTGGTATCCTGAGTCTTCTCGCAATCATTGCGTTAATCTTCATCATCTTTTTAATCGGCTCCACTCAAAAATGGTTTGTTCCAAAACATAATTACTACACTGTAATTTCTTCTGCTTCGAATATCAGCGCAGGAAAATCAATTACCTATAAAGGCTTTGAAATCGGAAAAATCAGAAACTTTACACTGGATGATTCAGACAATGTTATAGTAAATTTTTACATAACAGATGATTACAAAACGAAGGCTGTACATAATTCCATTATAGAAATTCTTACCAGTCCGCTTGGTTCTTCTGTAGTTTTTTATCCGGGAAACAGCATAATTCCACTGGAAGACAATTCCTTTATACCGGAACGTTCAAGTGCTGAAGCCCGAGCTTTAATTAAACAGCGAAAGGTAAGCGTTGTTGAACAGACAGATTCAATCAATACAATTCTTGCAATGGCCACTACCCTTGTAGGCGATATTGATACTCTTGTAAAACAAATCAATATTGCACTGGAAGGAAAGGAACAGACTCCTCTGACAAACACACTCAGACAGGTTAATGCAATTCTTGAAAACATAAATACAATCACTGCCGATACTTCTGGTCTGGTGCCAAAACTGCTTGAAGATGAAAATGCAAAAGGTTCTATAGCAAACGTTCT
The Treponema bryantii DNA segment above includes these coding regions:
- the ftsH gene encoding ATP-dependent zinc metalloprotease FtsH; protein product: MAENQNENQNSNNNDENDPYKFFKFPGPENNDDKNKNKKNNGKKKLPFWPILLLTLFVVAMAEVFLFPKNDDLIDYSDFKEKIERGEIKSVVISDSYFIGYGNVIETKAEGKGLKLFNAPSVKSAVQYKTSAVLTQSFLDFLEENNIHYKFAAKQNNWFLQLLLNLVVPFGLIFLLYFFLFRKMGGGSGGMGSIFSVGNSRAKVVEEGKIKTRFTDVAGVDEAKEELVEVVDFLKSPKKYTDIGGKIPKGVLLVGDPGTGKTLLARAVAGEAGVPFFSISGSDFVEMFVGVGASRVRDLFKQAREKAPCIVFIDEIDALAKSRANGFSSNDEREQTLNQLLVEMDGFDNEKGLIVLAATNRVDVLDPAILRPGRFDRQVPVEKPDVKGREEILRIHAKNVKLDKDVDFESVAHGTTGFAGADLANVVNEAALLAVRNGRKKVTMEDFNDAIDKVSIGLKKKSRKDNKKQMRLVSVHETGHALVAAFNPDHEPVNKITVVPRSHGVGGFTQYREEGEEKFNMTRKDMMDEIDSLLGGRAAEEVILGDISTGASNDIARATDIIKRMITDFGMSDKFKNMTLGKGVLGTRGGDANLIREFSEQSQNYIDEEIARIMNERYNYVVKLLKQHKDLLEYIANRLVEIETMDGKEFYEIVKGEAHCKELTENAGKKEKTSETSKESSTAKKPRAPRKTKKEE
- the fliS gene encoding flagellar export chaperone FliS, with translation MAYQNAYAAYQKTNVNTASQGRLVVLLYEGAVKNLKGALNLFDQNDKLKPGDIEQFGIYLQKTQAIITELQVSLDMEKGGDIARNLMSLYVYFNEELMDATINHSKTKIEFVLNKIDDLAGAWRTIANSTANAPAAKVANTLNIVG
- the flgN gene encoding flagellar export chaperone FlgN, which gives rise to MAEITQEELNERVAILRRFRSLLEEQRGKFREYLTVLEKQQDSITSENPESLLAHTELEQQVVKNIANLQKVIVPMAKMYKANSSKAVSAAEDADIIKIQNELSDLQDRVLKQNAINRDLLRVHIEQLKTQINNFKNPYKATRNVYATVQPVAQMVHFEA
- a CDS encoding glycoside hydrolase family 3 C-terminal domain-containing protein translates to MDTKIKELLSQLTLEEKAGLCSGKDFWRTKPVERLGIPSVMVSDGPSGLRTQVENGVNENDSRAAVSFPSGCATASSFDRNLLRNLGEILGEEANNYNVSTVLGPAINIKRSPLCGRNFEYLSEDPYVAGELGAAYVKGVQSKNVGTSVKHFAANNQETNRFSVSEEVDERTLREIYLPAFENCVKNSAPTTIMCSYNAINGELSSQNKWLLKDVLRDEWGFKGMVVSDWGAVYDRVKGIKADLSLEMPYSGGHTDNDIVQAVKAGTLTMEELDEAVSHVLEMVLNYTEHKQSGVFDMDKDHAESARIAEESCVLLKNDNAVLPIKASAEKVLFTGCFAENPRYGGGGSSKIKCYKMTSAVDAAREAGLGVKYVKGYNEDFVTTTAALTDEAVAAAREADTVVVFAGLPESYETEGADRTTLDMPQVQNELIEKLAAVNKNVVVVLHNGAPVAMPWVDKVAAILECYLGGENIGTAQVNLLFGKANPSGKLAETFPLRLEDTPCYLTYPGNGRTCVYSEGIFVGYRWYDSRKMPVLFPFGYGLSYTTFEYSNLKVSKSAFKDSDGVEVSITIKNTGSVEGKEVVQLYVSDKTGVEVRPEKELKGFDKVNLKPGESKEVTFKLDRRSFAFWNIDIDDWYAPSGKYIISIGASSRDIRATAEVDVTSTSKKAFTITPQTTMGDMLRNREMAAIIKPEFDQACYAAIGDLSDEEFAKLFPFTKDAMIEMTKSNPFRLNRGKNGITMEDILKQVERYNKELDK
- a CDS encoding ABC transporter permease yields the protein MVTALGHSLRQKVRNFLYMIGYLGKLITASFFFAKRGKTARKILTMQLLFTYVEALPICCFLAAGIGTSVFMIGNTFLTAFGQDKLKYDLLVLLIMRELGPILIAFIVTARSATAIATEISTMVVRHEIEAYISVGIDPISHIAAPRFLGVTFSLFFLNIYFSLFGLLCPAIIIQFISTTSISDYIMNLFLSLDLKIILISILKSLVFGMIISGSATLYGFNAGRASTEIPLAGLRAVSKAFLFIIIADAFITTLSYIL
- a CDS encoding ABC transporter ATP-binding protein, which encodes MSIFKMINVCFEDNGQKIINNISHYIEQSTVTAFLGKPGSGKSTALKLLAGLITPTSGSITFEDKDIHSMTHKQNEAFRKRASFMFQDSALWANQDIYHNLELPLLLHFPDMSAAERKDRIKKITELVEFHKPLIIRPASLSIGEQKKISFARALICEPEILFLDEPTESIDEKTEDLFISILKDFISQNKTVIYVSHDNYLINSFLCDKIYFEDGEIKEKILLDDINQIDDYYEGDL
- a CDS encoding MlaD family protein produces the protein MKFKIKYADQIVGILSLLAIIALIFIIFLIGSTQKWFVPKHNYYTVISSASNISAGKSITYKGFEIGKIRNFTLDDSDNVIVNFYITDDYKTKAVHNSIIEILTSPLGSSVVFYPGNSIIPLEDNSFIPERSSAEARALIKQRKVSVVEQTDSINTILAMATTLVGDIDTLVKQINIALEGKEQTPLTNTLRQVNAILENINTITADTSGLVPKLLEDENAKGSIANVLLQLDTTMGDINSITSSVEGNMPGISILISQMQTLLKQMQDVMEGLKNNPLLKNGISEKPEKENAAPKLREDNF